In Leptospira meyeri, the DNA window TTACCCACAGCGTATAACAGCGGGGAAACACTTCGCTGCGGCACTTACGGCCTTGCTCGGTCTGCGACACATAGTCCTCCGTCACGCTTCTCGCTCCGCAAGAAGGCGCGCCGACACCAACGCCTACTTCGTAGGCTCGGCTACGGACAACGTCGTCTCCCCTAGTTCGTTATGCGAAATGTTTGAAATAAAATGACAGAAGAAAACAAAAAAAAACAACCTGAAATAAATTTGGAAAATTTTCTTAGAACATCAAAGGAAATTATTGTTCCAGAAGTTGTATATCATTACTGCTCTCTAGATTCTTTCACAAAGATAATTGAGTCAGGAAAACTATTCCTTAGCCATCACTCAGCAATGAATGATTTATCTGATACTCGCCTATTTTTCCATTTATTATACCAAAAAGCCCAAACCATAGTGAATCAATCTAATAGAGAAATTTTAAATGATTTTCTTCATTTTTTCGAACAAAATTTACGTGATTATTTTATAGCATGTTTTTCAAAGGAACCAGATGTACTTAGCCAGTGGAATATGTATGGAGATCAAGGACGCGGAGTAGCCATAGGATTTTATACAAAAAATCTATATGTAAAACCTCAAATCCCAAGCTACACAATTGATTCAAAAACATTAAGTGGAATTTTTCCAATAGAATATATATCAGAAACACAAGATGATTTAGTAGATGACTTGATAAATCTAGTCTTAAAAGGATTTTTTAATGATTTCCCTCCAAATGTTGAAAGACTGGTTCTTCAGAAAAAACATAGAAGTTTTAACCAAGAAGAAGAAATACGAATAGTAGAAATCCAAGATCCAAGAACGAATTTAAATCCAGATTTTGTTGGGCTTAGAACAAGATACGTGGGTGACCATTTTAATTTTCGAATAAAAAATAATAGAGAATTAATCCCCTATAGAACTCATCAGTTTAAATCAAATGAAGACCCGAATTATGAACTAGAAAGTATTTGGCTTGGACCTGAAAATCGAACAAAAGAAAATATCTTATATTTATTCCTTAATAAACATAGAATTTCTTTGAAAAATAAAATACATTACTCAAAATCACCATTTACTCTTTAGCCATCAAACACTTCGCATAACAGCGACTTCCCGCTACGTTTCGGGACAAGCCCTCACTCGGCCTACGGCAAATTGTCCTCCTGTCACTCGCTCGCATACGCAAGCTACGCGCCAGTCCCAAACGTCCCTCCGGGACTCAGGGTCGGACAACTTCGGGAAGACTAGTTCGTTATGCGAAATAAAAAATGAATCACTCAAACGAACCTAATCAATCAAATAAATTAAAGAAAGAGAAAACCTTTCTAATTAGTATTATCATTTTATATTGTATTATCTCATTAATTTCAGGAATTAGTTTCCTAATAAATAATGAGCAAGCCAAGGGAATTATAGATTTAACGCTCACAGCCTTATTATCTATTTCTATTTTTAAAATTAATAGAAACATTTTTTTCAAAATAATAATATTAATCTTCTTAATAGTTCATGAACTTATATTTCTTTCTGTTTTAATCTCTTTTCTATTATTTTTTTCTGATAGATTTCCATATAAAACTGCAAATTATTTTTTTATTGAATATGATAGCCATCTAAGAATGGGTTATTTTTATTATTTTGTATTACTTTTTATATTTACATACTCTCTCTATATTACTTTACGTATCAAAATTGAAAAAAAGTAGTATTTAAACTAACATGTCTATCTATTTCATAAATTATAATGGTCTTTGTAAATTAGTAGCAAGAAACAAATTTGTCTTTTCTTTACAGAACAAACGTGGCTTTACTGCTTCAATCGGCGAAAAAAGGAGAACATCCATGCCCTTCAGTTCTTCGGAAAAAAAACTGAACACGTTATCCAATTCCATAAATTATTTAATATTTAAATCGGAAATATCCCTTAATCTTATTTTTGATAAATTAGCTTATTGGTTTGATTAAAGATGGCTAACTGATAGGAATATAACGGTTACGGGAGATAGCGACAGGTTATGATATTAATCGAATAGATGTGTTATAAAATGAGAATGAACTTATAGACCAGAAAAGTTAAAATATAAGAGGTAATCTAATATTTTTTTACTTCGCATAACAGCGCGGAAACGCTTCGCTGCGGGACTTACGCCCTTGCTCGGTCTACGACACATTGTCCTCCGTCACGCTTCTTGCTCCGCAAGAACGCGCGCCGACGCCAACACCTACTTCGTAGGCTCGGCTACGGACAACGTCGTCTCCCCTAGTTCGTTATGCGCAATATTTTTCAAAGTAACACCTAAAAATGAAAACAATAGATGAGGAAATTTTGCCTAGAATGGCTAAATCAATCCTAAAACAAATATCGGAATCATTATTAGGAACAGGACACCTTAAAATCGAGGATTTTAAGAGCGAGAGTATTTTAGCTCAAAAAATTATAGATATAATAGATAGTAGTCATTTTCATCTAGTAATTGATCACAGAAAAACAATTGAAAATTTAGCAAAAAAATTTTACGACAGTAAAAATTTAGAGATAAGTATATTTTTCTATTCACTTTACTTCGAGCAGACACTAAATTACATCATACATGTTCAATTGATAAAAAATGGGAAAAATCCCAACTTAACAAAGAATATTATCAAAGCTACTAACATAGAGGCTAAATTATCTTGGGTTTTAGAACTTCTTAACTTGCCAGAAATTAACGAAAAGCATAAGAAAATAATACTTTTAGTTTCCCAAGAACGGAATTCATTTATACACTACAAATGGATGGATGACTCAAATCACATAAATATTAAATTATTCTTTAAATCATACAACATAAACAAAACGATTATTTATTTAAAAAAATACGAATCTAGAATAAGATTCAATGGCAATAAAAAAAATTTAAGAAAAACCAGTAAATAGATTCATAAGTAAAAGATTAATTCTCTCAAAATCACGTATTAATAAACTTAAAATGGCTTACAAACTAACTCAGAAAGAATTTGAAAATGTATTAAGCCTTGAAGCTTCAAAAAGATACAAATACTTCATTTCGAAAATAGTAGACCAGGATGAATTATGGAGTCTAAAAAACAATGATGGATTTATCGGAATGGGAGATAATGAGGGGCATGACGGAATTCCATTCTGGCCTCATATTGAATATGCCAAGCTATTTATCAATAATGAATGGGAAGATTGTGAACCAGCAAAAGTAAACTTTCATCATTTTATAGATTATTGGATTCCGGAAATGATAAAAGACAATGTTCATATAATTGTTTTTCCAACTTTAGAAATGAAAGGTCTAACCTTACATCCAAAAGTAATATTAAAAGATTTAGTTGAAGAAAATAAAAAAATAGAGTAAGCAAAAAATACTGCGCATAACAGCGCGGAAACGCTTCGCTTCGGGACGAGCCCTCGCTTGGCCTACGGCACATTTCCCTTCTGGCACTCGCTTGCATACGCAAGCTACGTGGCCAGTCCCTAACGTCCCGTCGGGACTCAGGGTCGGGAAACGTCGTCTCCGCTAGTTCGTTATACGACATTTATTTAAAATTAATTCTAGTTCAAAAATATGAAAAAAAATCTAACTCTATTATTTTCAGTCTACTTTATATCATTCGGAGAATTTCAAGATTTGTCAGCACAAACGATTGACTTCTCAAAAGAAAAGCCAATCCATCCTTATTACGAAACAATGGATGAAAACTATTCGATCGACTGTAAAGAAAAACAACTTTGTATGGAAAACTGCAAAGATTCATTCACTTTCATCTCAAACAAATTCAAAGATAAAAATAATGCTCGATTAGGTTGCTTCGCAGATTGCAGGAAAATCGTTTGTTTTTCAAAAAATAAAAAATGAAAATAACTAAACTAACTTTATATCTTTTAATACCGCTCTTATCTATAGCATGTAATATCAATCAAGGTATTGACTCTAATGAATTTTATACTGAAGACGAAACAGAAAGAAAAATAGGAATTGCTGTTTCCCTAAAATCGATACAAATTTTTGGAAATCCGACCGCCTTACTCCCATACGAATTTCAGCAAAACCCAAATTGCAAAAGACAATCTTACTTTAAAAAAGAAGAAGTTAACAAATGCGTAAATATTATCCTTGCATCTAATATTCAAACAACGGATATATCGGATTATTTTGGAAAAATTGGAATTATAGTTAACAAACTATGCAATCTAGAAAGACAAATTTTCTTAGATAATTCGTCAAAAGGGGAAATAAATTTTTGCGGAATAAAGAAAATATTTTAATAATAAATAAACGTCGTATAACAGCAACTAACCGCTTCGCTTCGGGACGAGCCCTCGCTCGGCCTACGGCAAATTCCCCTTCTGGCATTCGCCTTGCTTACGCAAGCTACATGCCAGTCCCTAACGTCCCGCTGGGACTCAGGGTCGGGGAACTTCGGTAAGTCTAGTTCGTTATGCGTAATTGATTAACTTGTTATGAAATTAATATATATCAAATACAATAATTCAAATTCAGTTTATGAACAAAAATAGAATAGTAAAAACTAAATGAAAACTATTCTTCGTGCGAACCTATTTGACTTATCCGGCAAACATACCATTTTAGATTTAGGACGGTATTAATGGGCGATATCATCAACAGATTAGATATATTATTTGGTGAGCATCAGGAAAGCTTAAATTACCTAGTCCCAAGAGTAGATACATTCGAGCATGACTCTGATGGAGGTGCGAAGTCAGTTCTTTCTTTGAATTACCGTTTTTTGTCAGTTTGTGAATTTATTATCCATCGTGATAAAAAGAAATTCCAAGAATTATTATCGAAATCTGCCTCGTTAATTGCTAAAAACTTTAAAGACTATGCTTCGGGTAAAATAAAGGAATACGATTATGTAAAATGGAGTAGATACTGGAAAATTCTAGATTCTTATGCAGCTACCGATTTTTCGTCTGGAGTCATCATTGCGCAACACATGGGGAATCTTGAAGCAGATAAAAAGGAAAAAGGGGTTTTCCCTGCTCTGAGTTACTCGATTAAGTATATGGTATTAGAAGATGACAAAAATCTAAAACTATATTCGGATAAGTTATCTGAGTCTCTAACTCAAAAGAATGCAAAAAATTATTTAGGTTATGTGACAATCATCCAAGCATATATAAATAAAGACTCAAAGTCTATGCAAAAGGGCTTTGAAACTTTGCTAGCCAATCACAAACAACTCTGCAAAGGTAGAGGAGAATATTCGGATACCGAAGATGAAGTCATATTTTTGCATGGTTTAGGCTTACTAAACCTTGTTCGGTCTCGAGGCTTCGATGTCACAATGGACGACCCATTAATCCCTAATGATCTTTTGATAAGTGTAAAAAAAATATTTAAAGAATAATCAACTACGCATAACAGCGACTTACTGCTTCGCTGCGGGACTACGCCCTTGCTCGGGCTACGCCAAATTCCCTTTCTGTCACTCGCTCGCATACGCAAGCTACGTGCCAGTCCCTAACGTCCCTTCCGGGACTCAGGGTCAGGGAACTTCAGTAAGTCTAGTTCGTTATGCGAAAGTCATGAAAAAATTCTGAAAAAAAATGAATAAAATAATATTTTTAATCTTAGTTCTAAACTTCCCTATATTTTCCCAGGAAAATTTTACTGTTAATGCAAATACATTAAGAATTAGAAATTTACCTTCATCAAATTCTGAAATTGTTGGAAAATTAAATAAAGGAATTGAAGTAACAATAATATCAAAATCTGACAAATTTGAGGAGATAAATGGAATAATTTCTGAATGGATTGAAGTTCAAACTATAGATAAAACTCAAAAAGGATATATTTTTGGAGCATATCTTGAATCTAAAAAAAATCCAAATCCCTTTACGAAATGTTTTAAAAATAAAAAAGGAATAACAATATTCCTTAATAACGGTAAATCTATCCTCTTAAAAAATGGATTACCAAAAAATGATGAAGACCCACAAGAATTCATCCAATTTAATAACTGTACATATTACAAAGATTTAGATTCCGTATTAATTGAATACTCAATGCATGAAGGTGGAGGGAATGAACTATATAATCTAAAAAATGGAAAATTTATCCAAATTTGGGGACATCCAATATTTTCAAAAAATAAAAAATATTTTGCATGTTTTTCCGCCGATATCGAAGTTGAATTTTATCCAAATGGTATTCAAATTTATCAACTTAATCTTACTCCAATAAAAGAATTTGAATATGAATTCGAATCTTCTGATATGAATAAAAATTTCCAACCAACTGATCTTGAATGGAATTCTGAAGATTCGATAAAAGTAATTCTAAAAAATATTGATTTAACTAAAACTAAAATAGTAAATATTCAAAAAACTCATAAAAAATGGAAAATAATCAATAAACCATGACCTTCGCATAACAGCGACTTACCGCTACGCTTCGGCACAAGGCCTCGCTCGGTCTGCGACACATAGGCTTCTGGCACTCCCCTTGCCTACGCAAGTGTCGTTCCAGTCCCTAACGTCCCGTTCGGGACTCAGGGCCAGCCTACGTCGTTAAGGCTAGTTCGTTATGCGAACATTGCGGGGAAGAGTCGCCACATCCGTGTGGCGTTTTTAAGAATTACAAAAAAATATACATTTGACATATATACAAATATTGTATATTCTGGAAAATTATGAATCAGACTGTTAACATCTCTTTCGAAAAGGCACTTTTAAAAGAAATTGATAAAATTGCAAAAAGAGAACACAGATCCAGATCTGAATTAATCCGTGAAGCTGCAAGAGCTTATATTGAGAAAAAATCTAAGTGGCAAGCTATCTTTGATTTCGGTATTAAATCTACTGATAAATCTAATCTTACGGAAGATGATATTTTCAAAGAAATTAAAAATGTTAGAAGAAGTAAAAAAGCTTCTTAATGTTAAAAATTCTCTTAGATACAAATATTTACATTTCCGCTATTTTGTTTAATGGAAAGCCTAAGCTTGTTTTACAAGATTTAATCGATGAGGTTTTTATTGGATTTATTTCGAATGAAATTATCGATGAACTTGAAGAAACTTTATCGAAATCTAAATTTAAACTACCAAATGATTTTATCCAGTTTACTATTTCTGAGATCAGAAGTTCCACAACAATTATTAAAAATAAACCACTGAAAGATTATCTGAATTTAAGAGACCGAGATGATTTTCACATTCTTGAAACTGCTTTTTCCGCAAATGTTGATTTTTTAATCACTGGTGATAAAGACCTTCTAACTTTAGAAAAAATAAAAGAATTCAGAATCATAACTCCAGACGAGTATTTAAGAATTAAAGAGGAACTAAGCTAAGATTGCGACATCCGTGTCGCTCCCCGCAACGTCGCATAACAGCGTCTTACCGCTACGCTTCGGCACAAGGCCTCGCTCGGCCTACGGCAAATTCCCTTTCTGTCACTCGTTTGCATCCGCAAACTACGTGCCAGTCCCTAACGTCCCGTCGGGACTCAGGGTCAGGGAACTTCGGTAAGTCTAGTTCGTTATACGAAATCGCAAAAATGTATGCCTCAGGACATGGGTAACACTTAAAATAATTAAAAAACAATTGACATATCTCATTTTGAGATATCCTCTGAACTAGTGCATATTATCAGCTGGAAGAAATTGGATGATTTCATTGCAAAACACCCTAATTCTGAATCTTCATTAAAAAGCTGGTTTAAAATCATTAAAAATACAAATTTTAAGGACTTTAATGAATTGAAGAAAGTTTTCAATTCCGTGGACCAAGTTGGAAAATTTACAGTTTTTAATATAAGCGGAAATCACTTTCGATTGATTGCTGCTATTCATTTCAATAGGCAAAAGGTTTTTGTAAGAAACATTTTAACACATTCTGAATATGATAAAGGTAAATGGAAAAGGGAAAATTTATGATTTTAAAAATTGAAAAAGTTAAGAATGTTTGGGATGATGTTAAAGATATTCTCTCTGTACCTCATACTGATAAACAATATAAAAAATTAGTTAAGGTTCTTGATGAACTAATTGATGAAGTTGGAAATAATAAAAAACATCAATTAGCTCCGCTTCTTGAAACTGTAGGTAATTTGATTGAAGAATATGAAAATGATCATTTCATACAACCTAATGCTGAACCTATCGAAGTTTTAAAGTTCCTTATGCAAGAAAATAGTTTAACTCAAAAAGATCTAAACATTTTAGGAAGCCAAGGAGTTGTTTCTGAAATCTTAAATGGAAAAAGAGAATTAAATGTACGACAAATCAAAGCTCTTGCAGAAAAATTCAATATTTCTCCATCGGTATTCATTTGATCGTATAGTTTGCGACTTCGTATAACAGCGACTTACCGCTACGCTTCGGGACAAGCCCTCGCTCGGGCTACGCCAAATTCCCCTTCTGGCATTCGCCTTGCGTTCGCAAGCTACATG includes these proteins:
- a CDS encoding DUF2971 domain-containing protein; its protein translation is MTEENKKKQPEINLENFLRTSKEIIVPEVVYHYCSLDSFTKIIESGKLFLSHHSAMNDLSDTRLFFHLLYQKAQTIVNQSNREILNDFLHFFEQNLRDYFIACFSKEPDVLSQWNMYGDQGRGVAIGFYTKNLYVKPQIPSYTIDSKTLSGIFPIEYISETQDDLVDDLINLVLKGFFNDFPPNVERLVLQKKHRSFNQEEEIRIVEIQDPRTNLNPDFVGLRTRYVGDHFNFRIKNNRELIPYRTHQFKSNEDPNYELESIWLGPENRTKENILYLFLNKHRISLKNKIHYSKSPFTL
- a CDS encoding DUF2750 domain-containing protein, which translates into the protein MAYKLTQKEFENVLSLEASKRYKYFISKIVDQDELWSLKNNDGFIGMGDNEGHDGIPFWPHIEYAKLFINNEWEDCEPAKVNFHHFIDYWIPEMIKDNVHIIVFPTLEMKGLTLHPKVILKDLVEENKKIE
- a CDS encoding SH3 domain-containing protein; the encoded protein is MNKIIFLILVLNFPIFSQENFTVNANTLRIRNLPSSNSEIVGKLNKGIEVTIISKSDKFEEINGIISEWIEVQTIDKTQKGYIFGAYLESKKNPNPFTKCFKNKKGITIFLNNGKSILLKNGLPKNDEDPQEFIQFNNCTYYKDLDSVLIEYSMHEGGGNELYNLKNGKFIQIWGHPIFSKNKKYFACFSADIEVEFYPNGIQIYQLNLTPIKEFEYEFESSDMNKNFQPTDLEWNSEDSIKVILKNIDLTKTKIVNIQKTHKKWKIINKP
- a CDS encoding CopG family ribbon-helix-helix protein, producing MNQTVNISFEKALLKEIDKIAKREHRSRSELIREAARAYIEKKSKWQAIFDFGIKSTDKSNLTEDDIFKEIKNVRRSKKAS
- a CDS encoding putative toxin-antitoxin system toxin component, PIN family; the protein is MLKILLDTNIYISAILFNGKPKLVLQDLIDEVFIGFISNEIIDELEETLSKSKFKLPNDFIQFTISEIRSSTTIIKNKPLKDYLNLRDRDDFHILETAFSANVDFLITGDKDLLTLEKIKEFRIITPDEYLRIKEELS
- a CDS encoding type II toxin-antitoxin system HigB family toxin, whose amino-acid sequence is MDDFIAKHPNSESSLKSWFKIIKNTNFKDFNELKKVFNSVDQVGKFTVFNISGNHFRLIAAIHFNRQKVFVRNILTHSEYDKGKWKRENL
- a CDS encoding helix-turn-helix domain-containing protein, with the protein product MILKIEKVKNVWDDVKDILSVPHTDKQYKKLVKVLDELIDEVGNNKKHQLAPLLETVGNLIEEYENDHFIQPNAEPIEVLKFLMQENSLTQKDLNILGSQGVVSEILNGKRELNVRQIKALAEKFNISPSVFI